The DNA window CCCGAGGACGCCCAGGCGGGATCGGATCTGGAACTGAGGCAGCGCTGGGGGGGCCTTATAGAGGGCGGCGGCAGCACCAAGCAGGCAGTATGGGTCGTAGCGCGGGTCACACGCCAAAGGGGCGGGGGCCGGTACGTCTTTTGGCGTGTACTCCAGGACGGGCTTGGTGAGGCCCGCCAGCTTGGTGGCGGTGAGGGGGTTGCAGCCCTTGTCGAAGAGGGGGTTGCAGTGCTGCTCCTTGGGGGTATCCAGGGGAGCGGGAGGAGGGGTCGCTACGCTAGCCATGCACAGGGGGTCGGTGGCTGGGTCGCAGGTGGGGTACAGGTGGAAGAAGCCGGAGGGGCCCTTCTTCACCAGCTGAGGCTGGCAGTAGGGGTCCTTGGTGGGATTGCAGCCCAGGGCAGCATAGGACGGGGCGGGTCCAGTAGCGGGCCTGTAGCCGTAGGCGGCGCGCAGGTGGTACTGCAGACACTCTGTGTCGTCAGGGTTACAGATACGCAGCAGCTCTGTATTCTGCTCAGCGGTGAGGAAGGGCTCCAGGACTGGGgcatagtagaaccctgtggggGTTTTCTGAGGGTACGGCAGGAAGGGGGTCAGGACAGGCACTGGGGCAGCTTTGACCGGAGCCGGGGCTGGAGTCAGAGGAGGCTTTGGGGCAGCCATCTTAGGGGCCATGGGGAAGAGGCAGTAGGGGTCGATATAAGGGTTGCACGTTCCGACTGTGAAGGTCTTGATGGGCGAGGGCATCAACACCTTGGCCTTGGGCTTGCTGGTGGACTCGGCGATGCACTCTGGGTCGTCGGATTCGGCGCAGGTCTTGTAGATAGCACTGAGGTGGGTGAGGTAGTGGTTGAAGTTGGGACCCTCCT is part of the Oncorhynchus keta strain PuntledgeMale-10-30-2019 chromosome 15, Oket_V2, whole genome shotgun sequence genome and encodes:
- the LOC118359963 gene encoding uncharacterized protein LOC118359963 isoform X2, yielding MPVLQRLPDFWGWYRFFMDTGNQEGIEDLDKMYMIYLQNKHRSEEGPNFNHYLTHLSAIYKTCAESDDPECIAESTSKPKAKVLMPSPIKTFTVGTCNPYIDPYCLFPMAPKMAAPKPPLTPAPAPVKAAPVPVLTPFLPYPQKTPTGFYYAPVLEPFLTAEQNTELLRICNPDDTECLQYHLRAAYGYRPATGPAPSYAALGCNPTKDPYCQPQLVKKGPSGFFHLYPTCDPATDPLCMASVATPPPAPLDTPKEQHCNPLFDKGCNPLTATKLAGLTKPVLEYTPKDVPAPAPLACDPRYDPYCLLGAAAALYKAPPALPQFQIRSRLGVLGKTKEGHDCYVHYDKDCTPVKASDEPKAPAVPQCHPYDFTCNGMSAPTTLTAEANKPKSGVILPDPDCDPEYDYNCRLRRAEDSPAAMESATKEQVQQKAGPGYTVPQLQDFLRSYMAMGQYRKKYI